Within Ptiloglossa arizonensis isolate GNS036 chromosome 8, iyPtiAriz1_principal, whole genome shotgun sequence, the genomic segment AAAGAACTTCCGGTAGAACGTCTCCCGGTAGGAGTTTTGTAACGTATAAATTGGTGTAGGTAGCGCGTCGGTTCAACGTGACGTTTAATTTTTGATCGCTTGGTATCGAATAGTATTTTTTTCACGAAaagtattcattaatttaaaaacACAAAACGTTATAAAATGTCGTCGACTGACATAAATATGCTCGTCGACATGGGTTTCAACTTGCCTAATGCGTAAGAGTCTTTAACGATTCGTTGACGAGTATTTATAACCTTTAATATTTTGTCGTGTATTTTATTTCAGGGAAAAGGCCTTAGAGATCACTGGAAACAAGGGTGTTGTTCCAGCAATGGAATGGTATGAGAAAGGCTGTGACTCTGTTTTTCATCATTAGGTGCCaatcataatttttattttaggcTCTTGGCTCATTCAGATGATGCAGAACTATCGCCTGAACAACCTACTGCAGAAAGTTCGACAACGTCAATTGCTCAAATACCAGCAGAAGATAGCAGTGCTAGTGCCAGTGGTCAGGTATCAACAACTGAAGTTGCTAAATCTATGAAATGCGATGTGTAAGTAATTAGATTTGTTtgcattgtttctcaaacaatctcCAGTTTATTGTAACAGTAACTAATGCGTATATCTAGTTGCGGAAAACTGTTTAAATCTAATTTAGAAGTTGAATACCATGCAACAAAGACTGGACATGATAGATTCTCAGAGAGTACAGAAGAAAAGAAGCCACTCACAGAAGAGGAAAAAAGAGAGCAATTACGAATATTAACAGAAAAGTTAAAACAAAAGAATAAAGAACGGGAAGAACAAGATAGAATAGATACATTTGCAAGGGAAAGGGATAGGATACGGGTAGGAAAACAAATGGCTCAAGCTAGAAGAAAGTAAGTTACTTGTTTCTTACAAAATACGAGTATTGAACATATTTACTTCTGCATTTTAAACACAGATGGGAGGAATTAGAAACAAAAAAGATGATGGAACAAAGGAGGCAAGAGAAAGAAGACGAAAAACAAGCACGACAAAAGGTAAGAGCACAAATTGAAGCTGATAAAATTGCTAGACGTGCCAGAGCTAATGCCAAAGAAGAACCTAGGACACCTCCTTCCGCACCTTCATCATCTACAACGCTTTATAGCAAAAATTATAGTGAAACAAAGCTACAGGTAATaagttgtatatttatttatcccAATGCATGCTTTTCTTATTGGTATATAGTTAAAACAGTAATATTCAACATTTTAGATTAGACTTACTAATGGACAAACATTGATGCACAATTTTGGACATAAAGAACAGTTATCTGCTGTGGTATTGTTTATTGAAATGAATAGGACAGATGATTCTGCTCCATTTAGTTTAATGACAaactttccaaaaaaaatttttacagaAGATGATTATGACACACCATTAGATGTTTTAGGTACGTTATGGATCTGGTTGAACTGTTTCGACAGAGAAATGTGTATAGTATCGATATCATTTTTGCTACTAATCTCATTTGAAGGAAAAAAAGTCCACTTAGCTGAATAATATGATTGATTGCTTTCAGGCCTAGTACCATCCTCAGTTTTAATTGTTAAGAAGAAAGTGCAGCAATTGTCATAAACATCAGTTATTATTTGCTATGAAATGGGTAATACAACTTGTAAGCTAATATATCAGTGTACAATGTTCTACAAAGTGTTTATTAAGAAGGCAGCATTTTTAATTCCAAGCATTctcaattaataatttataaggAATACAAGTTTTTGTGACAATTGTTATTCCAGAATaacataatttataaaaattaacggaaaaagaaaaatatacacttaAAAATAATGGGGAACTTCAAATTTTTTACCTATTTAAGAACAAGAGGTATATTTTATGGTATGCACTAATTTATTATGATTGTCAACATTTTTATCACTCTTTACATCTGTACAGTTCCATTTAATAATGGCAATTAGATCTTGCaatacgtaaaatattaatttacaaaataattcttATTATACTTGTATTACATGATAATCTTGTGGTACTTTACTCGGATATATCACGCTTGCATGATCACAGTTTGTAGGATATCCATGAACACCATTGCAATTAATTAGTTCGAACATCTTATTGAAACAGATTTCTATTTCATATAAGTATGATTTTCCCGTGTTCTAAAACAATTATATTATTAACTACATATATTTAATACTAGTTTATTATTATAAAGTTAAACAAATTCGTACCTTATCTTTCCTACACACTACTACGCCCCGTTTGCCCAATACTCGTTCAACcgcattgagaatatcagttgctGCATATTTCTTTCCAGGCATAATATTTGCTTTCCCTAGTACATGTTTCATATCGTACTGTGATAATAAAGAAAGACcttctttgaaatatttcagcTCTGTATTCACTTTTGGCAGCACTGCAGCGCAAGTGCCGTGTTTGTTCCACTCATGTTGCCAAAGGCCATAAGATGCTCTTCCTTGTTCTACGTCTAACCATTTCTCTTGTAGCTCATGCTCCAATGATTTTAAAGCAGTTTTATTAAACGGCAAATTACTGTTACAGTAATTTGGGCCCAGTGCATTATACACAGAAGGCCAAAGACCATGTATCGTCCACTCATGATTATCTCTTGGGAATGTACAAGTATGAGACGTTGACTCCTCTTTCCACATAAGGCACACAGATTGTGGCCAATATTGAGTAAAGATTAAAACATCAAAATGATttgattttcctattgcatgcctACAATAACATTTGTTTTTTATTAAAACAAAGAAGAGTTACAAGTAATATTAAACCATTTTCATTATGAACCAATACTTTAGGTTTGCGATTTtcgtttaaaacaaaaaaatagaatatgttaaaaaaataaaaaattctttacttACCCATTCAGAACagcgagaaaaaataaaaatatgtttcttcTATAGTAAAACATCTTTGAAAAGCTAAGGTCTTTGTAGATAATGAGAATCCGAACTGATGTACGTTCCGTGGTTGTTGGACggtttagaaaaattttatgctttcaCCGCTTTTTATACGTATAGCCCCACCATTCCTATGCCCCGTAGAGCACTCCTTGTATCGTAGCTTTTGCTGAGTATACATTTAACAGATGTTTAACAGATGCCTATCTTTATTGTGTATAGATAAAAGATCAAAAGTATCGTTTATCTCGTCTCGCTGCATTATATTATTTCCACAAAAGTGAAAGTAGATAACATTTATCTGTTAGTAAAGGCGATAATTTGTTGATTTTTTCAGAAAGAATTTTGATCTGCTCTAGCTTATCTTTTATTAATTActataatttattttgtttaaatttacgttattaaaaaatatacattttatttagtaatatttaaatttagataTAAATAAAACTTTGTTAGGTGGTATATTTCAAGAAGCTATCTgtttaatattcaaatttaacgatATGTCTGATTTATTTTTCCACATGATTAGAGTTTACATTTGAATGGATTAACTACTGGTACGTTACATAACATTTATTACTAAAATGTctgcattttatattttttatccatTAAATAATGTTATTATGGTTACTCTAATAGATGTTTATTTTACACATGTAAACAGAATCTTGTATGGATAATTTATCACAAACATACTTTCCTTATTAGATTAAACAAGGTTAAACGAATTTGTACTGCGTTTAGCCTTCCTAAATGCAACCCATTATACTTATTTGTAATGCAGCTGTATGCAGTTTCATCTTTAGCCGTTAAGCGTCGCCACATATACCGTTCGAcaatcgaaattgaaaatttgaaaacttcgATTCGATAGTTCAGTATAATCAGTTTTCAGATTGAGAGTGCTTGAGCGAAAAAGTCGTGCAGTATTATTGCACTAAATTAACAGTAATCTATTTATATTTGAACAAAGATTGCAATACGGTAATAGAATGCAGccattaaattgtattttataacaTATAAGCTTGTAACATTTTTGTTAATGATTTCAGATCATTTTACACGCGGCGATGATAGAGGTACTGTTTCAATGAAAagttatatttgaaatattaagttTTTTTTGCCAATTTTGACCTGTATCGTTGATGTTgagaaaattgttcaataatttaTCAGATACAAACAAGATGTACATAACCATTAATATCTGTTTAGTATCATGGGACGTGTAATAAATCGATATCGAATCTTTTTCCAGGAGATTACTTCGATCGTTAGACGTTACGCGTCGCCACTACAGCGCCATTCGATAATCGCAATTGAAAATTCGAATACCGTACTTCGATTTTCCATCGCGTGCTCGGTGCAACTGCTTTTTATTTCGACGTGAAATCGCAAAGAAGTTATGTGGTATTATCGTGTTGATTTAATAGTGATTCAGTGGCACCTGTACGAAGATTGCAATACGGTAATATATTAAAATGCTGTGAAAAAGTTTTTTTAACAATACTTTAGGGTTTTACATTATTTTCGTGAACGCTTTCTGATCATCCTATACTCAATGCTATCGAAAGTATTATTCATTACTATGATATTGATACTCAAATTGTTCTTTTTAGATGACTGGTTCGATGGGTAAATAACGGAATGGAAAAAAGACACTGGAGTTGCGGATTCACGTTGACGATTACTTCACGTACAAGTAAGAAGTTAAGTAAATAACCTTCAAAATGATCTATATAATTTGAACGTTgtttatatatacaatttttatcaacgattcgaattatgaatattgtttttatattttattatgggacaatatattttcatttccatGAAATGAAAATGGTAATATTGTAGTTGATTAgggtttttttatatatatatatatattatgttcCAATTTTCTTGATTTATTATAGTCTAGTCAAAACGTAGGTATATATAtctgattaaaataaaataatttttccaaaaaggTCTTACAGAAGAATTGAAATCGAAATTGTAATGTATTTGCTTTATTTAGTAAGATTATTTTATATACTTCCGACTAAATTATCTATTACAAGAGCAGCATAATACTGTTGGTGAACAAATtgtggaagaaaaaaataaataatttgcacGTCTTGGTCGAactataaattacaatattattcTAACAAAAGTATAATGTTCCATTGAAACGCACATCGATAatctagaaatgaaaaaaaaatgtctttGTTTAACATAATACTCGatgctcgtttttttttttcattataaaaAGTAACGAAAACATTGTGCAATCAAGCTAGGTGAAATAATCTGTACACGATACAACCGAAACGTAACTTATTTTCAATACCTTGAAAATCTTTTTATTTGCGTTCAATTATTTGGTACTATTATCACATCAAGGAAGTATAAAAAGATCAGTTTTCGCTGATACTAGTATCTTACACGCGATTGTCGTAAAACTAAATGTAAGTTTTAGGTATTGATATTAAAGTGACTCTTTATTAACCGTCCTATGAGATGAAGCGCCCGGAATGTTTTATTCGGTTTGAGCCTCTGTCGCAATAAATAATAAGTAAGGACCTTCAGTAGAACAAGGATAATTATCAAGGCGAGGAAGTCCACCCAGAAGACCACGTTTTCCatttctgaaattaaaaacatcTACATTGCTACCGGCTCGGTAACTACTCGGGTACTttgtccaaaaaaaaaaggaaaaaaaatgttgaaaattattttcagaagTCTTACGCATCGTTAGCAACATTTGTCGAGGGGCCTTAAATTCGCAGAATATTTCCGAGGGCGGGCAGTATAGTTGTTCTCTGTTGAAACCGTAGAGAGCAGTTATGAGACCTTCCAAGCCGTAACGAATGTAGCTCAGATACATTATCAATTTACGATAAATGGGCAGAGTTTGCGTTTCGCCCAAACCTTGTACCGCTAACAACATTAGGGGTACACTGATCGCGGGTCCGACGAACGTACCGTTCTAGAaggaaacgaaacaaatttttacgcTGAGAAATATCTTCAACGAACATTAACCGACGAGTGTAAACGCAAGAAGATGATAAAATGGTAGAATGAACGTGGAACGTACCACGATGTTCAGAGTGCTGGCTATAGCCAGGGCCATACTCTCCGCTATGAACATGCACATAAAGCAAATACTGAAGAACATCGTGCATCTGAAGAGTTCCAAGGGTTGTCCCGTGATCACGTAGACCATCGATAGATAAATCGTCGACACCAATACCTACGTATCGGATGAAACGTATCAACGAATTGTCCACGAGGATGTTAAATGTTAAAGAAAATTCGTTCTGGTACGACCTGCACGGGTATGTTCACTACAGTGAAAGCACAGTAATAGGGACTCAGGTTGTACCACATATTGAAATACTCTCGTTTAACCAGTTGCACTTCGGAGGGAACTGTAATTTCAAGATTAGTCGAGAAACAAAGGAAAGTATACGATCGGGTCGCGAGAATAAACGGTACCGTTCGGTTAAAAATCTAAACGACGATCGGAGGTATTGTTTCGCGACGTTGTACATTTATCGATCAAAAATCCGAGCCTCCTTCGATGTTCGAATCCCGTTAATGTTTAATCTCCACATTCGATGATCCGTTAAAGGTTAAGTGGTAAAAATACCACTACGTAATCATTTGTAACGCGGTGGTGGCCTACGAGGGAccgttctcgattttttccccgtATAACGATCATTTCTCTTACAGTGTAGCAATACTGGAAGCATAGGCACGTAGAGGAGTAGTATCAAACAGGCGAAGCAAAAGCCGAAATTGAACAGGGCCTTCGATCCGTCGTTACCAACGTTCAAGAACAATCCACCGATTATGAAGCCGAGGAACACGTGTAGACTTATTTTCAGATACATATAATTCTGTGAAACAACAAGTACTCGTTAAGTAGTCTCGCGGGACACTCGCGGTGTTTCGTTATTACGCGTATCAATTGGTCCTACCCTGTTTCTACGTAACTGTAACATCATCCTTTTCGACAGAACGACGAATTGATCGTACCAGGAGATCTTCGGCATCACTTTCGCCAGCTCGAGTTCCTGCAGCGTCGTACGACTGATCGGTACGATCGGTAACTCGGTGTCCACCGTGGTTATCATACGACCGATCCACTCTGGGCCGTATTCACCGGACGAGACTTCTATCACTgaaacgaaattcgaatcgTCTTACCGCGTGGATCGGGACTCGAGCGGTCCACGTGGACGTAATTTACTCACCGAAATCGGCAGGATTGTAATGTTTCGGGCACTCGATGCCAACGTGACGTAGAAACGGCACCAAGTTGTCCACGGTGCTTCTGTAAACGCATTGGCCGTCCGCCACCACGTACGTGTGGTCGAACTTCGCGAATATACTCGCGCTCGGTGTATGCACGGAGCAAATCACGGTCCTCCCTAATCGCGCCAAACTTTTAAGCAAGTCGACGCACTGCGCGGCCGATATTTCGTCCAATCCTctggaatcgttcgaacgattttgtacaaaatgtgagtttgaatcgtTGAGAAGTGTCGCTTGGGAGTTTCGATCACGGGGATCGTGTACTCGAGGTACACCGATCGGTGTAAATTCTTTTTGACAatcgtttatttaaatttgtcgGTCGGTATAGGGATCTTTGATCGCGAACGAAGGTACTCACGATGTCGGTTCGTCGAGAAATATAACCGGTGGATTGTTCACGAGTTCCAGAGCGATCGAGAGCCTTTTCCTCTCGCCGCCCGATAGACGCTCGGTGATGGTGTCCTTTGCCCGTTTCAGTCGTAAAATTTCAAGGACTTCTTCTATCTGAAACCATGTACGGATCGTAAAATCCATTTACGTGAAAAATTCATGGAAATTACCGCGGGACATTATTATTACGCGGAAGagaattttttccttttctcttacTCGTCGAGCATTCAAAGAATTGTTATTATCGAGTATTATGACGGAATTGCGTAATTACTGTACTGCGATCATGTTGTTTTCCGTAATTAGAAGTTAATCTAGATACGTGTCAGGCTCTTTCGaggtcgattctttcttcgccgaCGGCGTTGTTCTCCGATGCTGAGGTACGCGTTCCAACGTTCGCGTTACCAAAGTAATTTTCTAAACGAGGCGAGACTTTGAAAGATTTAACGGACGCGTATCCCTCGACGACTCTCGGATACCagagaatactttttttttttttattcgaatgcgCGCTCTTTACGCAACCGTATTACCAGAAGCTTCTCAACGTCGGTAAACGTTCACAGAGTAGGTAAATTTGTAAACGAAGACGCGAGTTCttttaaaatgtttcaagtcTAAGCGgtacattttatttatcgacTCAGAGATATTAGAAATGGAATACTTTCGAAAGCAACTGAAGGTTCTAAGAGTTACCCGAGTAATTCCGTAAACGAAGCATCCGAGTATCCCAAGAGTTATCGAAACAATCCTGTAAATTACCAAGTTGTGAAACTTCCAATTCGAAAGggtgtattttatttatcgacgacTCAGAAATATTAGAAATGGAATACTTTCGAAAGCAACTGAAGGTTCTAAGAGTTACCCGAGTAATTCCGTAAACGAAGCATCCGAATATCCCAAGAGTTGTCGAAGCAATCCCCTAAATTACCAAGTTGAGAAACTTCCAATTCGAAAGggtgtattttatttatcgacgactctagaatattaaaattcgattaCTCTCCACTCGCGACTCGTTCCAGACACCAGTGTATCCCGAGAGCGCGAAAGAGATTCTTTGAAACCCGATGTAAATATCTTCGAGCGCGTTTCCCTCCCTTTACGAGCGGCAGCGTTCCTCGAGCGCGCGCCTCGAATACGAAATAGAGCCACGCGATGC encodes:
- the LOC143150295 gene encoding UBX domain-containing protein 1, translated to MSSTDINMLVDMGFNLPNAEKALEITGNKGVVPAMEWLLAHSDDAELSPEQPTAESSTTSIAQIPAEDSSASASGQVSTTEVAKSMKCDVCGKLFKSNLEVEYHATKTGHDRFSESTEEKKPLTEEEKREQLRILTEKLKQKNKEREEQDRIDTFARERDRIRVGKQMAQARRKWEELETKKMMEQRRQEKEDEKQARQKVRAQIEADKIARRARANAKEEPRTPPSAPSSSTTLYSKNYSETKLQIRLTNGQTLMHNFGHKEQLSAVVLFIEMNRTDDSAPFSLMTNFPKKIFTEDDYDTPLDVLGLVPSSVLIVKKKVQQLS
- the LOC143150296 gene encoding ribonuclease Oy-like; the encoded protein is MFYYRRNIFLFFLAVLNGHAIGKSNHFDVLIFTQYWPQSVCLMWKEESTSHTCTFPRDNHEWTIHGLWPSVYNALGPNYCNSNLPFNKTALKSLEHELQEKWLDVEQGRASYGLWQHEWNKHGTCAAVLPKVNTELKYFKEGLSLLSQYDMKHVLGKANIMPGKKYAATDILNAVERVLGKRGVVVCRKDKNTGKSYLYEIEICFNKMFELINCNGVHGYPTNCDHASVIYPSKVPQDYHVIQV
- the LOC143150273 gene encoding ATP-binding cassette sub-family G member 1 isoform X1, with product MSLKSESNAEESNDDGVIDCSKLAPTHDATITLSHLKKMAPIDIEFNELTYTIPYSRKGSKVILSGVSGQFKSGELTAILGPSGAGKSSLLNILAGYKSTGVTGHVNVNGQTRDAKRLKKLSCYIMQEDLLQPRLTILEALRFAVDLKLGNVSRETKQAAIEEVLEILRLKRAKDTITERLSGGERKRLSIALELVNNPPVIFLDEPTSGLDEISAAQCVDLLKSLARLGRTVICSVHTPSASIFAKFDHTYVVADGQCVYRSTVDNLVPFLRHVGIECPKHYNPADFVIEVSSGEYGPEWIGRMITTVDTELPIVPISRTTLQELELAKVMPKISWYDQFVVLSKRMMLQLRRNRNYMYLKISLHVFLGFIIGGLFLNVGNDGSKALFNFGFCFACLILLLYVPMLPVLLHFPSEVQLVKREYFNMWYNLSPYYCAFTVVNIPVQVLVSTIYLSMVYVITGQPLELFRCTMFFSICFMCMFIAESMALAIASTLNIVNGTFVGPAISVPLMLLAVQGLGETQTLPIYRKLIMYLSYIRYGLEGLITALYGFNREQLYCPPSEIFCEFKAPRQMLLTMQMENVVFWVDFLALIIILVLLKVLTYYLLRQRLKPNKTFRALHLIGRLIKSHFNINT
- the LOC143150273 gene encoding ATP-binding cassette subfamily G member 4 isoform X2, yielding MQEDLLQPRLTILEALRFAVDLKLGNVSRETKQAAIEEVLEILRLKRAKDTITERLSGGERKRLSIALELVNNPPVIFLDEPTSGLDEISAAQCVDLLKSLARLGRTVICSVHTPSASIFAKFDHTYVVADGQCVYRSTVDNLVPFLRHVGIECPKHYNPADFVIEVSSGEYGPEWIGRMITTVDTELPIVPISRTTLQELELAKVMPKISWYDQFVVLSKRMMLQLRRNRNYMYLKISLHVFLGFIIGGLFLNVGNDGSKALFNFGFCFACLILLLYVPMLPVLLHFPSEVQLVKREYFNMWYNLSPYYCAFTVVNIPVQVLVSTIYLSMVYVITGQPLELFRCTMFFSICFMCMFIAESMALAIASTLNIVNGTFVGPAISVPLMLLAVQGLGETQTLPIYRKLIMYLSYIRYGLEGLITALYGFNREQLYCPPSEIFCEFKAPRQMLLTMQMENVVFWVDFLALIIILVLLKVLTYYLLRQRLKPNKTFRALHLIGRLIKSHFNINT